In a genomic window of Quercus lobata isolate SW786 chromosome 4, ValleyOak3.0 Primary Assembly, whole genome shotgun sequence:
- the LOC115985785 gene encoding protein FAR1-RELATED SEQUENCE 5-like translates to MTCHLQKDGMLHVVSFHGQHNHEFAPSPMKHMLRSKRKISSAQKAIANDAERSRISIKQTIELLSMQAGGRENLGFMDVDYKNHVHNERRMALRKGDGPAMMEYFHKMQLADPSYFYSIQVDDDGQIMNIFWADARSIVDYGHFGDVVCFDTTYRTNRYNHPFAPFVGVNHHKQSIIFDVALLYDETIESFKWLFETFLTTMSGKQPRTILTDQSAAMAKAIIEVFPKSNHRLCVWHIYQNAAKNLHHVFHSSKHFANDFSDFLYEYEDEDEWLISWDYMLKEYGLTDNKWLCSIFDVKEKWAMVYGRHMFTTDMKCTQRSESINNVLKKYLKPKHDCVCFSEHYSRVLVDKRHQEL, encoded by the coding sequence ATGACCTGTCATCTTCAAAAGGATGGTATGTTAcatgttgtttcttttcatgGTCAACATAATCATGAGTTTGCTCCTTCACCAATGAAACATATGTTAAGATCGAAGAGAAAAATTTCATCTGCTCAAAAAGCCATTGCAAATGATGCAGAGAGGTCTAGAATATCAATTAAACAAACCATTGAATTATTGAGCATGCAAGCTGGGGGTCGTGAAAATCTTGGGTTTATGGATGTTGACTATAAGAATCATGTACATAATGAGAGGAGGATGGCTTTGAGGAAAGGAGATGGACCTGCTATGATGGAGTACTTTCATAAGATGCAATTGGCAGATCcatcttatttttattcaatacaaGTTGATGATGATGGTCAAATCATGAACATTTTTTGGGCAGATGCTAGATCAATTGTTGATTACGGGCACTTTGGTGATGTTGTTTGTTTTGACACAACTTATCGAACAAATAGATATAATCATCCCTTTGCTCCATTCGTTGGGGTTAATCATCACAAACAATCCATTATCTTTGATGTAGCTTTACTTTATGATGAGACTATAGAGTCATTTAAGTGgttatttgaaacttttttaacTACAATGTCAGGAAAGCAGCCAAGAACTATACTTACAGATCAATCTGCTGCAATGGCTAAAGCAATAATAGAGGTATTTCCTAAATCTAATCATCGTTTATGTGTATGGCATATTTATCAGAATGCTGCTAAGAATCTACATCATGTATTTCATTCATCTAAGCATTTTGCAAAtgattttagtgattttttgtatgagtatgaagatgaagatgaatggCTTATTTCATGGGATTATATGCTTAAGGAATATGGTCTTACTGATAATAAATGGTTATGTAGCATATTTGATGTTAAAGAAAAATGGGCAATGGTATATGGTCGACATATGTTCACTACTGATATGAAATGCACCCAACGTAGTGAATCAATAAACAATGTGTTGAAGAAATACTTGAAACCAAAACATGATTGTGTGTGCTTTTCAGAACATTACTCTAGAGTTTTGGTTGATAAGAGACATCAAGAACTATAG